One region of Streptomyces davaonensis JCM 4913 genomic DNA includes:
- a CDS encoding SpoIIE family protein phosphatase, producing MVRLSGRGARSLRRRSGPRPHRAPDRARGLRAGSVPDTERPPKHGRRPRSPLSRISVAGQVFLFQVVIVLLLVVAAVVALVLQVRHDSTREARNRSVAVAQAFANAPGTVEALDDPNPSSIFQPHAEAARKDTKVDFIVVMNTDGIRYSHPKPDRIGKQFVGTIEPALEGKVVTEEIIGTIGPLVQAVVPIKDSDGKVVGLVSAGITTATVGGTADQQLPLLLSAAAAALALSTGGTALVSRRLLRQTHGLGPHEMTRMYEHHDAVLHAVREGVIIVGDERRLLLANDEAHRLLDLPADAEGRQVADLGLAADTAELLGSGRVATDEVHLVKERLLAVNQRPTQLRGGPSGSVATLRDSTELRALSGRAETARERLSMLYDAGVGIGTSLDVTRTAEELAELAVPRFADFVTVDLYDSVLSGGQAETVTPLRRTAASGIGKDAPLYPVGQQIAFVETSPQARALDEGQAVLEPRLAEAPGWQAQDLERSAQVVEYGIHSLIAVPLRAGVLVLGVVSFWRAQKPEPFDAEELELAEELVARAAVSIDNARRYTREHNMAVTLQRSLLPRTLPEQNALEIAYRYLPAQAGVGGDWFDVLPLSGARVALVVGDVVGHGLHAAATMGRLRTAVHNFSALDLPPEELLALLDELVARIDQDEAAEGSTAPVTGATCLYAVYDPVSRRCTIARAGHPPPALIRPDGSVEFPDVPAGPPLGLGGLPFETAELQLPEGSRLVLYTDGLVEDRERDIDEGLELLRAALARAGSSPEETCRTVLDARLPDRPGDDIALLVARTRALPADRIAEWQIPSDPAAVAKVRASVSRQLAHWDLDELTFTTELILSELVTNAIRYGGDPIRVRVLHDRTLICEVYDSSNTSPHLRYAAMTDEGGRGLFLVAQLSERWGTRYTPAGKVIWAEQPLP from the coding sequence ATGGTCCGACTCTCGGGTCGTGGGGCCCGGTCGCTCCGTCGCCGCAGCGGTCCGCGCCCTCACCGTGCGCCCGACCGCGCCCGCGGACTGCGCGCGGGCAGCGTGCCGGACACCGAACGCCCACCGAAGCACGGCCGGCGGCCTCGGTCACCGCTGAGCCGGATCAGCGTGGCGGGCCAGGTCTTCCTGTTCCAGGTCGTCATCGTGCTGCTGCTGGTCGTGGCCGCGGTAGTGGCGCTGGTGCTCCAGGTGCGGCACGACAGCACCCGCGAGGCCCGCAACCGCTCGGTCGCCGTCGCCCAGGCCTTCGCCAACGCGCCCGGCACCGTCGAGGCCCTCGACGACCCGAACCCGTCGTCGATCTTCCAGCCGCATGCGGAGGCCGCCCGCAAGGACACCAAGGTCGACTTCATCGTCGTCATGAACACCGACGGCATCCGCTACAGCCACCCCAAGCCGGACCGCATCGGCAAGCAGTTCGTCGGCACCATCGAACCCGCGCTCGAGGGCAAGGTCGTGACCGAGGAGATCATCGGCACGATCGGGCCCCTGGTGCAGGCCGTCGTCCCCATCAAGGACTCCGACGGCAAGGTCGTCGGCCTGGTGTCGGCCGGGATCACCACGGCGACCGTCGGCGGCACCGCCGACCAGCAGCTGCCGCTGCTGCTGAGCGCGGCCGCGGCGGCCCTCGCCCTGTCGACGGGCGGCACCGCGCTGGTGAGCAGACGGCTGCTGCGGCAGACCCATGGCCTCGGCCCGCACGAGATGACCCGGATGTACGAGCACCACGACGCGGTGCTGCACGCCGTCCGCGAGGGCGTGATCATCGTCGGTGACGAGCGCCGGCTGCTGCTCGCCAACGACGAGGCGCACCGGCTGCTCGACCTGCCGGCCGACGCCGAGGGCCGCCAGGTCGCCGACCTCGGACTGGCCGCCGACACCGCCGAGCTGCTGGGCTCGGGGCGGGTCGCCACCGACGAGGTGCACCTGGTCAAGGAGCGGCTGCTGGCGGTGAACCAGCGGCCGACACAGCTGCGCGGCGGCCCGTCCGGGAGCGTGGCGACGCTGCGCGACTCCACCGAGCTGCGGGCCCTGTCCGGCCGGGCGGAGACCGCACGCGAGCGGCTCAGCATGCTCTACGACGCCGGCGTGGGCATCGGCACCAGCCTGGACGTGACCCGCACCGCCGAGGAGCTGGCGGAGCTGGCCGTGCCGAGGTTCGCGGACTTCGTCACCGTGGACCTGTACGACTCCGTGCTCAGCGGCGGCCAGGCCGAGACGGTGACCCCGCTGCGCCGTACCGCCGCCAGCGGGATCGGCAAGGACGCGCCGCTGTACCCGGTGGGCCAGCAGATCGCGTTCGTCGAGACCTCGCCGCAGGCCCGCGCGCTCGACGAGGGGCAGGCGGTGCTGGAGCCACGGCTGGCCGAGGCGCCCGGCTGGCAGGCGCAGGACCTGGAGCGGTCCGCGCAGGTCGTGGAGTACGGCATCCACTCTCTGATCGCGGTGCCGCTGCGGGCCGGGGTGCTGGTCCTGGGCGTGGTGAGCTTCTGGCGGGCGCAGAAGCCGGAGCCGTTCGACGCCGAGGAGCTGGAGCTGGCGGAGGAGCTGGTCGCGCGGGCGGCGGTCTCCATCGACAACGCCCGCCGCTACACCCGCGAGCACAACATGGCGGTGACCCTCCAGCGCAGTCTGCTGCCGCGCACCCTGCCCGAGCAGAACGCCCTGGAGATCGCCTACCGGTATCTGCCCGCGCAGGCCGGGGTGGGCGGCGACTGGTTCGACGTACTGCCGTTGTCCGGGGCCCGCGTCGCCCTCGTCGTGGGGGACGTGGTCGGGCACGGGCTGCACGCGGCGGCCACCATGGGGCGGCTGCGGACCGCGGTGCACAACTTCTCCGCGCTGGACCTGCCGCCGGAGGAACTCCTCGCGCTGCTGGACGAGTTGGTCGCCCGGATCGACCAGGACGAGGCGGCGGAGGGCAGTACGGCGCCGGTGACCGGGGCGACCTGTCTGTACGCGGTGTACGACCCGGTGTCCCGGCGCTGCACGATCGCGCGGGCCGGTCATCCGCCGCCCGCGCTGATCCGGCCGGACGGCAGCGTCGAGTTCCCCGACGTGCCCGCCGGTCCCCCGCTCGGGCTCGGCGGGCTGCCGTTCGAGACGGCCGAGCTCCAACTGCCCGAGGGCAGCAGGCTCGTGCTGTACACCGACGGGCTGGTCGAGGACCGCGAGCGGGACATCGACGAGGGTCTTGAACTGCTGCGCGCGGCGCTCGCGCGGGCGGGCAGCTCGCCGGAGGAGACCTGCCGGACGGTGCTGGACGCCCGTCTGCCGGACCGTCCGGGCGACGACATCGCCCTGCTCGTCGCCCGCACCCGGGCGCTGCCCGCCGACCGGATCGCGGAGTGGCAGATCCCCTCCGATCCGGCGGCCGTGGCCAAGGTGCGGGCGTCGGTGAGCCGTCAGCTCGCGCACTGGGACCTGGACGAGCTGACGTTCACCACGGAGCTGATCCTCAGCGAACTGGTCACCAACGCGATCCGCTACGGCGGCGACCCCATCCGGGTCCGCGTGCTCCACGACCGCACCCTGATCTGCGAGGTCTACGACAGCAGCAACACCTCACCCCATCTGCGCTACGCGGCCATGACGGACGAGGGCGGCCGGGGACTGTTCCTGGTGGCGCAGCTCTCCGAGCGCTGGGGTACCCGGTACACGCCCGCGGGCAAGGTGATCTGGGCGGAACAACCCCTGCCGTAG
- a CDS encoding chitosanase, protein MRHPTRRTLLAATVASTAAIPLLNAGHAGAVRAPGLDDPAKKEIAMKLVSSAENSSLDWKAQYKYIEDIGDGRGYTAGIIGFCSGTGDMLDLVELYTDRSPGNVLAKYLPALRAVDGTDSHAGLDPDYPRDWRRAAQDRAFQQAQNDERDRVYFDPAVRQGKADGLRALGQFAYYDAIVMHGGGSDRLSFGSIRRRALQSARPPAQGGDEVRYLHAFLDARVWAMKQEEAHSDTSRVDTAQRVFLRQGNLDLNPPLDWKVYGDSYHIG, encoded by the coding sequence GTGAGGCACCCGACCCGCCGCACCCTGCTCGCCGCGACAGTCGCCTCGACTGCCGCGATCCCCCTGCTCAACGCCGGACACGCGGGCGCCGTCCGCGCGCCCGGGCTCGACGACCCGGCGAAGAAGGAGATCGCCATGAAGCTGGTGTCGAGCGCGGAGAACTCCTCGCTCGACTGGAAGGCGCAGTACAAGTACATCGAGGACATCGGCGACGGCCGCGGCTACACGGCCGGGATCATCGGCTTCTGCTCCGGCACCGGCGACATGCTCGACCTGGTCGAGCTGTACACCGACCGCAGCCCCGGCAACGTGCTCGCCAAGTACCTCCCCGCGCTGCGCGCGGTCGACGGCACCGACTCGCACGCGGGCCTGGACCCCGACTACCCCCGGGACTGGCGCAGGGCGGCCCAGGACCGCGCCTTCCAGCAGGCGCAGAACGACGAACGGGACCGGGTGTACTTCGACCCGGCCGTACGGCAGGGCAAGGCGGACGGGCTGCGCGCGCTCGGGCAGTTCGCGTACTACGACGCCATCGTCATGCACGGCGGCGGCTCCGACCGCCTCAGCTTCGGCAGCATCCGCAGGCGGGCCCTCCAGAGCGCGCGGCCGCCCGCCCAGGGCGGCGACGAGGTGCGCTACCTGCACGCCTTCCTCGACGCCCGGGTGTGGGCGATGAAGCAGGAGGAGGCGCACAGCGACACCAGCCGGGTGGACACGGCTCAGCGCGTCTTCCTGCGCCAGGGCAACCTCGACCTCAACCCGCCACTGGACTGGAAGGTGTACGGGGACAGCTACCACATCGGCTGA
- a CDS encoding FAD-dependent oxidoreductase, giving the protein MPRPLRVAIVGAGPAGIYAADALLKSDVAAEPGVSIDIFERMPAPFGLIRYGVAPDHPRIKGIITALHQVLDKPQVRLFGNVDYGTDVHLDDLRAFYDGVIFSTGAMADRELRIPGVELDGSYGAADFASWYDGHPDVPRTWPLEAEKVAVLGVGNVALDVSRILAKTADELLPTEIPPNVHEGLKANKAVEIHVFGRRGPAQAKFSPMELRELDHSPNIEVIVNPEDIDYDEGSVEQRRSNKQVDMVAKTLENWAIRDIGDRPHKLFLHFFESPVEILGEDGKVVGLRTERTELDGTGNVKGTGEFHDWDVSAVYRAVGYLSDKLPKLPWDIESGTVPDEGGRVMQETGEHLDSTYVTGWIRRGPVGLIGHTKGDANETVANLLEDFAGGRLRTPGTPEPEAVEAFLAEREIRFTTWEGWYRLDAAEKALGEPEGRERVKIVEREDMLRASGA; this is encoded by the coding sequence ATGCCCCGCCCCCTGCGGGTAGCCATTGTCGGAGCCGGCCCCGCCGGGATCTACGCCGCCGACGCGCTGCTCAAGTCCGATGTGGCCGCCGAGCCCGGTGTCTCCATCGACATCTTCGAGCGCATGCCGGCCCCGTTCGGCCTGATCCGTTACGGCGTCGCCCCCGACCACCCCCGCATCAAGGGCATCATCACGGCCCTGCACCAGGTCCTCGACAAGCCCCAGGTCCGCCTCTTCGGCAACGTGGACTACGGCACCGATGTGCACCTGGACGATCTGCGCGCCTTCTACGACGGGGTCATCTTCTCCACCGGCGCGATGGCCGACCGCGAACTGCGGATACCGGGCGTCGAGCTGGACGGTTCCTACGGCGCCGCCGACTTCGCGTCCTGGTACGACGGCCACCCGGACGTGCCGCGCACCTGGCCGCTGGAGGCGGAGAAGGTCGCCGTCCTGGGCGTGGGCAATGTGGCGCTCGATGTCTCCCGCATCCTCGCCAAGACCGCGGACGAGCTGCTGCCGACCGAGATCCCGCCGAACGTTCACGAGGGCCTCAAGGCCAACAAGGCCGTGGAGATCCACGTCTTCGGCCGCCGCGGCCCGGCACAGGCGAAGTTCAGCCCGATGGAGCTGCGCGAGCTGGACCACTCCCCCAACATCGAGGTCATCGTCAACCCCGAGGACATCGACTACGACGAGGGCTCCGTCGAGCAGCGGCGCTCCAACAAGCAGGTCGACATGGTCGCCAAGACCCTGGAGAACTGGGCGATCCGCGACATCGGCGACCGCCCGCACAAACTGTTCCTGCACTTCTTCGAGTCGCCGGTGGAGATCCTCGGCGAGGACGGCAAGGTCGTCGGCCTGCGCACCGAGCGCACCGAGCTGGACGGCACCGGCAACGTCAAGGGCACCGGCGAGTTCCACGACTGGGACGTGAGCGCCGTCTACCGCGCCGTCGGCTACCTCTCCGACAAGCTGCCCAAGCTGCCCTGGGACATCGAGTCGGGCACCGTCCCGGACGAGGGCGGCCGGGTCATGCAGGAGACCGGCGAGCACCTGGACTCGACGTACGTCACCGGCTGGATCCGCCGCGGCCCGGTGGGCCTCATCGGCCACACCAAGGGCGACGCCAACGAGACGGTGGCGAACCTGCTGGAGGACTTCGCGGGCGGCCGGCTCCGCACGCCGGGCACGCCCGAGCCGGAGGCCGTGGAGGCGTTCCTCGCCGAGCGCGAGATCCGCTTCACCACCTGGGAGGGCTGGTACCGGCTGGACGCCGCCGAGAAGGCGCTGGGCGAGCCCGAGGGCCGGGAGCGCGTGAAGATCGTCGAGCGCGAGGACATGCTCCGCGCGAGCGGCGCCTGA